The Pseudomonadota bacterium DNA segment TCAGGGTTTCCCCGGCGCCATCCGGGGGAGCAGAAAGATTGAAACTGGAGTCATCAATAAAAATCGTGCGGACCTCATTCACCCCTCTCTTCGTAAGATTCTGCATGATATCCGGAATCTCTTCCGAGACCAGAAAGGGATCGCCAAAACCCTGAATGAACAGGTTTTTGTCCTGGTCGATGTAGAATTCAGTCCTGAACCGGTAGTCAAGACCGAGAGTCCTGATGGCGAGCAGAGAGGTGAGAAGCTTGCTGATACTTGCCGGGACCATTGGCAGATCAAGGTTTGACGAGAGAATGATTCGGTCCTCGGTCGCCAGTGCATAGGAGCCGTTTGCCATCAACCGGCCAATCTCCTTCTGAGCTGCAGTCTGCCGTGGCTCACTGACAGCTGCGGGCGCGGGAGCGGGAAGCCAGAAAAACTGGAGAGAGATCACCAAGGAAAGGGCGACAGTCGACACCTTCGTTTTATTGACAAAGAGCACCAGCTGTAATATGTTAAGCGCCTTTAAAATAAACCTGTTACGGCGGATATTTACCATGAAAGAATTTATCGCTGCGAAGTTAAAAGATTCAATATCCGCAAAAGAAGATTTCGCGGCGGGCCATACCGATAAAATTATCGCTCTTGCTGAACTTATTGCCGATATTTTACGAAACGGCAACAAGGTTCTGATCTTCGGTAACGGTGGCAGTGCGGCAGATGCCCAGCACATGGCCGCCGAGTTCGTCAACCGCTTCATGATCAACCGGCCGCCCCTTGCCGCCATTGCCCTGACCACCGACACGTCAAACATTACCAGTATCGGCAACGATTTCTCTTTTGCCGAGATTTTCAGCAAACAGGTCCAGGCTCTCGGCAAAAAAGGAGATCTTGCCCTCGGTATTTCGACCAGCGGTAACTCCCCGAATGTGGTGAAGGGGATTGAGACAGCGAAAAGCATGGGGCTGCACACGGCGGTACTCACCGGCGGCAGCGGCGGGATTCTGGCCGGGATGGCCGATATCACGCTCAATGTCCCGACCACGGTCACCCCCCATATCCAGGAAACCCATGTCTGGGTGGAACATCTTTTATGCTGGCTGGTCGACGATCTTCTTTTCGGTGATAATCAATGACCATTGATCCGCTTGATTTTAAAGATCTCAACACCTATTCGGTTCACGACCGGTTCAGCAAAGTGACTGTGGAAAATTTTGCCAGACCGCTGCAGAAAGGCGCCACGGTCAAAGAATTTCTCGCCTCCCT contains these protein-coding regions:
- a CDS encoding D-sedoheptulose 7-phosphate isomerase; this encodes MKEFIAAKLKDSISAKEDFAAGHTDKIIALAELIADILRNGNKVLIFGNGGSAADAQHMAAEFVNRFMINRPPLAAIALTTDTSNITSIGNDFSFAEIFSKQVQALGKKGDLALGISTSGNSPNVVKGIETAKSMGLHTAVLTGGSGGILAGMADITLNVPTTVTPHIQETHVWVEHLLCWLVDDLLFGDNQ